The proteins below come from a single Sporichthyaceae bacterium genomic window:
- a CDS encoding TetR family transcriptional regulator: MTDSAPTDQAGAARGGKRERLIMAAARLLHEQGVEGTSLAHIAAAADVPVGNVYYYFKTKDEVIAGVIAAHAEMIKATLAAIESRHRTPKARLKALVRELAGQAESVARHGCPLGSLCSELGKRLDPSALGVAELMKLPIAWAGAQFKELGRRDAHDLAVDLLAGYEGSALLANTMREPNIMRRAARRLDQWIDNL, translated from the coding sequence ATGACTGACTCAGCGCCCACCGACCAGGCCGGGGCCGCCCGCGGCGGGAAACGCGAGCGGCTGATCATGGCCGCGGCCCGGTTGCTGCACGAACAGGGCGTCGAGGGCACCAGCCTGGCCCACATCGCCGCCGCGGCCGACGTGCCGGTGGGCAACGTCTACTACTACTTCAAAACCAAGGACGAGGTGATTGCCGGGGTCATCGCCGCCCACGCGGAGATGATCAAGGCCACGCTGGCCGCCATCGAGTCCCGGCACCGGACGCCGAAGGCCCGCCTGAAGGCACTCGTCCGCGAACTTGCCGGCCAAGCCGAGTCCGTAGCCCGACACGGCTGCCCGCTTGGCAGCCTGTGCTCCGAGCTCGGAAAACGACTCGACCCTTCAGCGTTGGGCGTCGCCGAACTGATGAAGCTGCCCATCGCCTGGGCGGGGGCGCAGTTCAAGGAGCTCGGCCGTCGCGACGCCCACGACCTGGCCGTCGACCTGCTCGCAGGCTACGAAGGCAGCGCACTGCTGGCCAACACCATGCGCGAGCCGAACATCATGCGCCGCGCGGCTCGCCGCCTCGACCAATGGATCGACAACCTCTGA
- a CDS encoding MFS transporter, with product MSPVGHQSPPGVEARLPLRSRAGTLTLILLCGVQFLDIADSAIVNVALPSIRHSLGFSQQNLQWVASGYLLTYGGFLLLGGRLADLFGRRRMLSLGLGVFAASSLAAGAATDPGLLVTSRLVQGLGAALMAPAALSHLAVSFRAGKDRNTALGVWGAVSGMAAAAGVFLGGLFTQGPGWRWVFLVNPPLAVLIAVAARRVLVQDQPARGDRAKFDWQGAILVTAGLLGLVYGLVRAPVVGWGSSQTFGALAVSGMLLAAFLRNESAARDPLVPFEILKIRGLAAADLTQLIAFTGFIGMFFFTTLYMQQILGWSPLKAGASYLPVTAGFAIAGAVTAQLVTRVGTRVVTVAGCLIASAGIWYLSRVPVGGYYVHDVLPGLLVMALGAGAAFVSVTAAANAGVPGDKAGLAAGLLNSSQQLGSALGLAILSAVAFTRTHDLLAAGAAPSAATNAGFHRALLLSAVLMAGAAVVAARTADTRAAAPLVMVNTEPEPQVPSQ from the coding sequence ATGTCGCCTGTCGGACACCAGTCGCCCCCGGGCGTCGAAGCGAGATTGCCGCTGCGTTCGCGGGCGGGGACACTGACCCTGATCCTGCTGTGTGGAGTGCAGTTCCTGGACATCGCAGATTCGGCGATCGTGAACGTGGCCCTGCCCTCGATCCGGCACAGCCTCGGGTTCTCGCAACAGAATCTGCAGTGGGTGGCCAGCGGTTACCTGCTCACCTACGGCGGTTTCCTGCTGCTCGGTGGCCGGTTGGCCGACCTGTTCGGGCGCCGCCGAATGCTCTCGCTCGGCTTGGGAGTGTTCGCGGCCTCCTCCCTGGCCGCCGGCGCGGCCACCGACCCCGGCCTGTTGGTCACCTCCCGTCTGGTTCAGGGTCTTGGTGCCGCTCTGATGGCCCCGGCCGCACTTTCGCATCTGGCGGTCAGCTTCCGGGCAGGCAAGGACCGCAACACCGCACTTGGCGTCTGGGGAGCGGTCAGCGGCATGGCCGCCGCGGCCGGGGTGTTCCTCGGCGGCCTGTTCACGCAGGGGCCCGGCTGGCGTTGGGTGTTCCTGGTCAACCCGCCCTTGGCGGTGCTCATCGCCGTGGCCGCCCGGCGGGTCCTGGTACAGGACCAACCGGCACGCGGGGACAGGGCCAAGTTCGACTGGCAGGGCGCGATTCTGGTGACCGCCGGGCTGCTCGGGCTCGTCTACGGCTTGGTGCGGGCACCAGTGGTCGGCTGGGGATCGAGCCAGACCTTCGGCGCCCTGGCCGTGTCCGGCATGTTGTTGGCGGCCTTCCTCCGCAACGAATCGGCAGCCCGAGACCCCCTGGTGCCATTCGAGATCCTGAAGATCCGCGGTCTAGCCGCCGCCGACCTCACCCAATTGATCGCGTTCACCGGCTTCATCGGCATGTTCTTCTTCACCACCCTCTACATGCAGCAGATCCTGGGATGGTCCCCGCTGAAGGCCGGCGCCTCCTATCTGCCGGTCACCGCCGGCTTCGCGATCGCCGGGGCGGTGACCGCGCAGCTGGTCACCCGTGTCGGCACTCGGGTGGTGACCGTGGCCGGGTGCCTGATCGCCTCGGCGGGAATCTGGTACCTGTCCCGCGTCCCCGTGGGGGGCTATTACGTGCACGATGTGTTGCCGGGGCTCCTGGTAATGGCTCTGGGCGCCGGCGCGGCGTTCGTGTCGGTGACAGCCGCGGCCAACGCCGGGGTGCCTGGGGACAAGGCTGGGTTGGCGGCAGGTCTGCTGAACTCCTCCCAACAGCTGGGCAGCGCGCTGGGTTTGGCAATCCTGTCCGCCGTGGCGTTCACCCGCACTCACGACCTGCTCGCCGCCGGTGCCGCGCCGAGCGCCGCCACGAACGCCGGGTTCCACCGTGCCCTGCTCCTGTCCGCCGTGCTGATGGCAGGAGCCGCAGTGGTTGCCGCACGCACCGCCGACACCCGGGCCGCGGCTCCGCTGGTCATGGTGAACACCGAACCCGAACCGCAGGTACCCTCCCAGTGA